The Triticum aestivum cultivar Chinese Spring chromosome 7B, IWGSC CS RefSeq v2.1, whole genome shotgun sequence genome window below encodes:
- the LOC123161898 gene encoding probable E3 ubiquitin ligase SUD1 isoform X1, which produces MAAVVPPPETALSSAADGSDDEDGDQCRICRFPAEADRPLRRPCACSGSIRFVHDDCLLRWLATSRQSRCEVCSREITISPLYAPNAPARLPLSEFMLGLANKVMGWVIVLLSLVVAVLVWEFIMPVTTLWTWRLALSRSFAQVRHLLSLRLSATSFADGFYRFRFMPSVDTIFACVSIRRAFVRDLGHFRQLNGLARIGADAVAPFALWVARLETHLQNRFGGLDSLQVLALHTVEASLMVVIIVDIGIAFMFGFVPFTLGRIILWCVSCFNFGNVDDVNSYASTAYIILIGYGFIFSLGVTFAGMHTFHQYSRGERLLIAIFFKILADGICWLLSPFRWLHRIHVMVRKTFSLCQMFFRGIANLITFANFSLNVINMVIVFPLLFGWSLDICTSKMFGATIHQRFKLLWTSSFSSIILHWLTGCIFLILRSKLSSLLRPILRPGVSIPFVHLAEEHNVKLSMREPFYIISFKKLPRLFAGIINVGMVFLVPVQIAGGLAPKLFPLDITYFDPPTKGTSFWQAPRTYAELLSGIVFLSFLICNTLKYLQPHKLVEKILRNWFATTGQALDLLDLLIVQPDGACRHEVSNSVAPNDQYGSTYEAMANRRSVAVRMTLLVVLAWLTVVIFNTVVLIFPISVGRALLLAIPQLPVAGGFKFNDLFAFAVGFCTISTIIAASRESFVNMTSGRTCLLASVICKWGITALKSSPLLFIWIVIIPILIGLLVDFLLISPFKFLVDFLVMSPFIVPADDIPVLDLFSIWFLGLLLLKFWTNLAHWTRDAPFLAHFIDGRWDWKLTRAKDDGFAGLRTKWVFQDILMPVTMKLVIVLGVPYVLAKGLFPRFGYSAAVNSAVYHFAWLGSLALCGLCYLAKVFWGALVKLHDSIRDERYIIGQRLQDYTDNS; this is translated from the exons ATGGCTGCCGTCGTCCCTCCGCCAGAGACTGCGCTCTCCTCCGCGGCGGATGGCTCGGATGACGAAGATGGGGACCAGTGCCGCATCTGCCGCTTCCCCGCCGAGGCGGATCGCCCCCTGCGCCGCCCCTGCGCCTGCAGCGGCAGCATCAGGTTCGTCCACGACGACTGCCTCCTCCGATGGCTCGCCACCAGCCGCCAATCCCGGTGCGAG GTGTGCAGCCGCGAGATCACCATCAGCCCTCTCTACGCTCCAAACGCTCCTGCGAGGCTGCCCCTCTCCGAATTCATGCTCGGCTTGGCCAACAAGGTCATGGGCTGGGTTATCGTGCTGCTCTCCCTCGTCGTCGCGGTCCTCGTCTGGGAATTCATCATGCCCGTCACCACTCTCTGGACATGGCGCCTCGCTCTCTCCAGGAGCTTTGCTCAAGTGCGACACCTGCTCTCCCTCCGTCTCTCCGCCACCTCCTTCGCAGATGGGTTCTACAGGTTCAGGTTCATGCCTTCCGTGGATACCATATTCGCCTGTGTTTCTATCAGAAGAGCCTTCGTCAGGGACCTTGGCCATTTTAGACAGCTTAACGGGCTTGCCAGAATTGGTGCTGATGCTGTTGCTCCATTTGCTCTCTGGGTTGCTCGCCTGGAAACTCACCTTCAGAACAGATTTGGGGGATTGGATAGCCTGCAAGTCCTTGCGCTGCATACCGTGGAAGCTTCCTTGATG GTGGTGATAATAGTTGATATAGGCATTGCTTTCATGTTTGGTTTTGTTCCGTTCACGTTGGGAAGGATAATCCTATGGTGTGTTTCATGTTTCAATTTTGGAAATGTGGATGATGTCAACTCATACGCTTCAACAGCTTATATCATTTTAATTGGATATGGATTCATCTTTTCACTGGGTGTAACTTTTGCTGGGATGCATACTTTCCATCAATACTCAAGGGGAGAGCGCCTTCTGATTGCCATTTTCTTCAAGATCTTGGCTGATGGGATATGCTGGTTGTTGAGCCCCTTTAGATGGCTGCATCGTATACATGTAATGGTCCGCAAGACATTCTCTCTCTGCCAGATGTTCTTCAGAGGGATCGCAAATTTGATCACTTTTGCCAACTTTTCTCTTAATGTCATAAACATGGTTATAGTATTTCCCTTGCTCTTTGGCTGGTCTCTTGATATCTGTACTTCGAAAATGTTTGGTGCAACAATACATCAAAGGTTCAAACTTCTGTGGACTTCATCCTTTTCTTCTATTATTCTACATTGGCTTACTGGATGCATCTTTTTGATACTACGCTCCAAGTTGTCCAGTCTTCTTCGCCCG ATATTGAGGCCAGGAGTTAGTATTCCATTTGTCCATCTTGCTGAAGAGCATAATGTGAAACTATCCATGCGCGAACCATTTTATATTATTTCTTTCAAGAAGCTTCCTCGTCTTTTTGCTGGCATTATCAATGTTGGTATGGTCTTTCTTGTTCCCGTTCAAATCGCTGGTGGATTGGCACCTAAGTTGTTCCCATTAGATATCAC CTACTTCGATCCTCCTACTAAGGGCACATCATTTTGGCAAGCGCCACGGACCTATGCAGAGTTACTTTCTGGCATTGTTTTTCTGAGCTTTCTCATTTGCAATACACTCAAATACCTTCAACCTCACAAACTGGTGGAGAAGATACTGCGAAATTGGTTTGCCACTACTGGACAAGCTCTTGATCTATTAGATTTGTTGATTGTCCAGCCTGATGGAGCCTGTAGACATGAGGTTAGTAATAGTGTTGCACCAAATGACCAGTATGGCAGCACTTATGAAGCTATGGCTAATAG GAGATCTGTTGCAGTTCGAATGACACTGCTTGTTGTGCTAGCATGGTTGACTGTTGTGATATTCAACACTGTTGTGCTTATCTTTCCAATCTCAGTTGGGCGTGCATTATTGTTGGCCATCCCTCAGCTGCCAGTAGCAGGCGGATTTAAGTTCAATG ATCTGTTTGCATTTGCTGTTGGATTTTGCACCATATCAACTATTATTGCCGCCTCTAGAGAATCATTTGTCAACATGACTTCTGGGAGAACATGCCTTCTAGCTTCTGTCATCTGCAAGTGGGGTATAACAGCTCTGAAGAGCTCTCCTCTTTTGTTCATATGG ATTGTTATCATTCCCATTCTGATAGGACTGCTGGTTGATTTTCTCCTGATATCACCCTTCAAGTTTCTGGTTGATTTTCTAGTGATGTCACCCTTCATTGTGCCTGCTGATGACATTCCAGTTCTCGACCTTTTCAGCATTTGGTTCCTGGGGCTGCTATTGCTGAAATTCTGGACTAATTTG GCTCATTGGACAAGGGACGCGCCTTTCCTGGCTCATTTCATTGATGGAAGATGGGACTGGAAGCTTACTCGAGCAAAGGACGATGGTTTTGCAGGGTTGAGGACAAAGTGGGTCTTTCAAGATATATTGATGCCTGTCACCATGAAGCTAGTGATTGTTCTAGGTGTTCCTTATGTGCTTGCGAAGGGCCTTTTCCCAAGGTTTGGTTACTCTGCTGCGGTGAACTCGGCGGTGTACCATTTCGCATGGCTGGGCAGCCTCGCCTTGTGTGGGCTCTGCTACCTTGCCAAGGTATTCTGGGGTGCCCTGGTGAAACTCCACGATTCTATCAGGGATGAGCGCTATATTATAGGGCAGAGGCTGCAAGACTACACTGACAACAGCTGA
- the LOC123161898 gene encoding probable E3 ubiquitin ligase SUD1 isoform X3 — MAAVVPPPETALSSAADGSDDEDGDQCRICRFPAEADRPLRRPCACSGSIRFVHDDCLLRWLATSRQSRCEVCSREITISPLYAPNAPARLPLSEFMLGLANKVMGWVIVLLSLVVAVLVWEFIMPVTTLWTWRLALSRSFAQVRHLLSLRLSATSFADGFYRFRFMPSVDTIFACVSIRRAFVRDLGHFRQLNGLARIGADAVAPFALWVARLETHLQNRFGGLDSLQVLALHTVEASLMVVIIVDIGIAFMFGFVPFTLGRIILWCVSCFNFGNVDDVNSYASTAYIILIGYGFIFSLGVTFAGMHTFHQYSRGERLLIAIFFKILADGICWLLSPFRWLHRIHVMVRKTFSLCQMFFRGIANLITFANFSLNVINMVIVFPLLFGWSLDICTSKMFGATIHQRFKLLWTSSFSSIILHWLTGCIFLILRSKLSSLLRPILRPGVSIPFVHLAEEHNVKLSMREPFYIISFKKLPRLFAGIINVGMVFLVPVQIAGGLAPKLFPLDITYFDPPTKGTSFWQAPRTYAELLSGIVFLSFLICNTLKYLQPHKLVEKILRNWFATTGQALDLLDLLIVQPDGACRHEVSNSVAPNDQYGSTYEAMANRRSVAVRMTLLVVLAWLTVVIFNTVVLIFPISVGRALLLAIPQLPVAGGFKFNDLFAFAVGFCTISTIIAASRESFVNMTSGRTCLLASVICKWGITALKSSPLLFIWHLVPGAAIAEILD; from the exons ATGGCTGCCGTCGTCCCTCCGCCAGAGACTGCGCTCTCCTCCGCGGCGGATGGCTCGGATGACGAAGATGGGGACCAGTGCCGCATCTGCCGCTTCCCCGCCGAGGCGGATCGCCCCCTGCGCCGCCCCTGCGCCTGCAGCGGCAGCATCAGGTTCGTCCACGACGACTGCCTCCTCCGATGGCTCGCCACCAGCCGCCAATCCCGGTGCGAG GTGTGCAGCCGCGAGATCACCATCAGCCCTCTCTACGCTCCAAACGCTCCTGCGAGGCTGCCCCTCTCCGAATTCATGCTCGGCTTGGCCAACAAGGTCATGGGCTGGGTTATCGTGCTGCTCTCCCTCGTCGTCGCGGTCCTCGTCTGGGAATTCATCATGCCCGTCACCACTCTCTGGACATGGCGCCTCGCTCTCTCCAGGAGCTTTGCTCAAGTGCGACACCTGCTCTCCCTCCGTCTCTCCGCCACCTCCTTCGCAGATGGGTTCTACAGGTTCAGGTTCATGCCTTCCGTGGATACCATATTCGCCTGTGTTTCTATCAGAAGAGCCTTCGTCAGGGACCTTGGCCATTTTAGACAGCTTAACGGGCTTGCCAGAATTGGTGCTGATGCTGTTGCTCCATTTGCTCTCTGGGTTGCTCGCCTGGAAACTCACCTTCAGAACAGATTTGGGGGATTGGATAGCCTGCAAGTCCTTGCGCTGCATACCGTGGAAGCTTCCTTGATG GTGGTGATAATAGTTGATATAGGCATTGCTTTCATGTTTGGTTTTGTTCCGTTCACGTTGGGAAGGATAATCCTATGGTGTGTTTCATGTTTCAATTTTGGAAATGTGGATGATGTCAACTCATACGCTTCAACAGCTTATATCATTTTAATTGGATATGGATTCATCTTTTCACTGGGTGTAACTTTTGCTGGGATGCATACTTTCCATCAATACTCAAGGGGAGAGCGCCTTCTGATTGCCATTTTCTTCAAGATCTTGGCTGATGGGATATGCTGGTTGTTGAGCCCCTTTAGATGGCTGCATCGTATACATGTAATGGTCCGCAAGACATTCTCTCTCTGCCAGATGTTCTTCAGAGGGATCGCAAATTTGATCACTTTTGCCAACTTTTCTCTTAATGTCATAAACATGGTTATAGTATTTCCCTTGCTCTTTGGCTGGTCTCTTGATATCTGTACTTCGAAAATGTTTGGTGCAACAATACATCAAAGGTTCAAACTTCTGTGGACTTCATCCTTTTCTTCTATTATTCTACATTGGCTTACTGGATGCATCTTTTTGATACTACGCTCCAAGTTGTCCAGTCTTCTTCGCCCG ATATTGAGGCCAGGAGTTAGTATTCCATTTGTCCATCTTGCTGAAGAGCATAATGTGAAACTATCCATGCGCGAACCATTTTATATTATTTCTTTCAAGAAGCTTCCTCGTCTTTTTGCTGGCATTATCAATGTTGGTATGGTCTTTCTTGTTCCCGTTCAAATCGCTGGTGGATTGGCACCTAAGTTGTTCCCATTAGATATCAC CTACTTCGATCCTCCTACTAAGGGCACATCATTTTGGCAAGCGCCACGGACCTATGCAGAGTTACTTTCTGGCATTGTTTTTCTGAGCTTTCTCATTTGCAATACACTCAAATACCTTCAACCTCACAAACTGGTGGAGAAGATACTGCGAAATTGGTTTGCCACTACTGGACAAGCTCTTGATCTATTAGATTTGTTGATTGTCCAGCCTGATGGAGCCTGTAGACATGAGGTTAGTAATAGTGTTGCACCAAATGACCAGTATGGCAGCACTTATGAAGCTATGGCTAATAG GAGATCTGTTGCAGTTCGAATGACACTGCTTGTTGTGCTAGCATGGTTGACTGTTGTGATATTCAACACTGTTGTGCTTATCTTTCCAATCTCAGTTGGGCGTGCATTATTGTTGGCCATCCCTCAGCTGCCAGTAGCAGGCGGATTTAAGTTCAATG ATCTGTTTGCATTTGCTGTTGGATTTTGCACCATATCAACTATTATTGCCGCCTCTAGAGAATCATTTGTCAACATGACTTCTGGGAGAACATGCCTTCTAGCTTCTGTCATCTGCAAGTGGGGTATAACAGCTCTGAAGAGCTCTCCTCTTTTGTTCATATGG CATTTGGTTCCTGGGGCTGCTATTGCTGAAATTCTGGACTAA
- the LOC123161898 gene encoding probable E3 ubiquitin ligase SUD1 isoform X2, protein MAAVVPPPETALSSAADGSDDEDGDQCRICRFPAEADRPLRRPCACSGSIRFVHDDCLLRWLATSRQSRCEVCSREITISPLYAPNAPARLPLSEFMLGLANKVMGWVIVLLSLVVAVLVWEFIMPVTTLWTWRLALSRSFAQVRHLLSLRLSATSFADGFYRFRFMPSVDTIFACVSIRRAFVRDLGHFRQLNGLARIGADAVAPFALWVARLETHLQNRFGGLDSLQVLALHTVEASLMVVIIVDIGIAFMFGFVPFTLGRIILWCVSCFNFGNVDDVNSYASTAYIILIGYGFIFSLGVTFAGMHTFHQYSRGERLLIAIFFKILADGICWLLSPFRWLHRIHVMVRKTFSLCQMFFRGIANLITFANFSLNVINMVIVFPLLFGWSLDICTSKMFGATIHQRFKLLWTSSFSSIILHWLTGCIFLILRSKLSSLLRPILRPGVSIPFVHLAEEHNVKLSMREPFYIISFKKLPRLFAGIINVGMVFLVPVQIAGGLAPKLFPLDITYFDPPTKGTSFWQAPRTYAELLSGIVFLSFLICNTLKYLQPHKLVEKILRNWFATTGQALDLLDLLIVQPDGACRHEVSNSVAPNDQYGSTYEAMANRRSVAVRMTLLVVLAWLTVVIFNTVVLIFPISVGRALLLAIPQLPVAGGFKFNDLFAFAVGFCTISTIIAASRESFVNMTSGRTCLLASVICKWGITALKSSPLLFIWVSILIEHLVPGAAIAEILD, encoded by the exons ATGGCTGCCGTCGTCCCTCCGCCAGAGACTGCGCTCTCCTCCGCGGCGGATGGCTCGGATGACGAAGATGGGGACCAGTGCCGCATCTGCCGCTTCCCCGCCGAGGCGGATCGCCCCCTGCGCCGCCCCTGCGCCTGCAGCGGCAGCATCAGGTTCGTCCACGACGACTGCCTCCTCCGATGGCTCGCCACCAGCCGCCAATCCCGGTGCGAG GTGTGCAGCCGCGAGATCACCATCAGCCCTCTCTACGCTCCAAACGCTCCTGCGAGGCTGCCCCTCTCCGAATTCATGCTCGGCTTGGCCAACAAGGTCATGGGCTGGGTTATCGTGCTGCTCTCCCTCGTCGTCGCGGTCCTCGTCTGGGAATTCATCATGCCCGTCACCACTCTCTGGACATGGCGCCTCGCTCTCTCCAGGAGCTTTGCTCAAGTGCGACACCTGCTCTCCCTCCGTCTCTCCGCCACCTCCTTCGCAGATGGGTTCTACAGGTTCAGGTTCATGCCTTCCGTGGATACCATATTCGCCTGTGTTTCTATCAGAAGAGCCTTCGTCAGGGACCTTGGCCATTTTAGACAGCTTAACGGGCTTGCCAGAATTGGTGCTGATGCTGTTGCTCCATTTGCTCTCTGGGTTGCTCGCCTGGAAACTCACCTTCAGAACAGATTTGGGGGATTGGATAGCCTGCAAGTCCTTGCGCTGCATACCGTGGAAGCTTCCTTGATG GTGGTGATAATAGTTGATATAGGCATTGCTTTCATGTTTGGTTTTGTTCCGTTCACGTTGGGAAGGATAATCCTATGGTGTGTTTCATGTTTCAATTTTGGAAATGTGGATGATGTCAACTCATACGCTTCAACAGCTTATATCATTTTAATTGGATATGGATTCATCTTTTCACTGGGTGTAACTTTTGCTGGGATGCATACTTTCCATCAATACTCAAGGGGAGAGCGCCTTCTGATTGCCATTTTCTTCAAGATCTTGGCTGATGGGATATGCTGGTTGTTGAGCCCCTTTAGATGGCTGCATCGTATACATGTAATGGTCCGCAAGACATTCTCTCTCTGCCAGATGTTCTTCAGAGGGATCGCAAATTTGATCACTTTTGCCAACTTTTCTCTTAATGTCATAAACATGGTTATAGTATTTCCCTTGCTCTTTGGCTGGTCTCTTGATATCTGTACTTCGAAAATGTTTGGTGCAACAATACATCAAAGGTTCAAACTTCTGTGGACTTCATCCTTTTCTTCTATTATTCTACATTGGCTTACTGGATGCATCTTTTTGATACTACGCTCCAAGTTGTCCAGTCTTCTTCGCCCG ATATTGAGGCCAGGAGTTAGTATTCCATTTGTCCATCTTGCTGAAGAGCATAATGTGAAACTATCCATGCGCGAACCATTTTATATTATTTCTTTCAAGAAGCTTCCTCGTCTTTTTGCTGGCATTATCAATGTTGGTATGGTCTTTCTTGTTCCCGTTCAAATCGCTGGTGGATTGGCACCTAAGTTGTTCCCATTAGATATCAC CTACTTCGATCCTCCTACTAAGGGCACATCATTTTGGCAAGCGCCACGGACCTATGCAGAGTTACTTTCTGGCATTGTTTTTCTGAGCTTTCTCATTTGCAATACACTCAAATACCTTCAACCTCACAAACTGGTGGAGAAGATACTGCGAAATTGGTTTGCCACTACTGGACAAGCTCTTGATCTATTAGATTTGTTGATTGTCCAGCCTGATGGAGCCTGTAGACATGAGGTTAGTAATAGTGTTGCACCAAATGACCAGTATGGCAGCACTTATGAAGCTATGGCTAATAG GAGATCTGTTGCAGTTCGAATGACACTGCTTGTTGTGCTAGCATGGTTGACTGTTGTGATATTCAACACTGTTGTGCTTATCTTTCCAATCTCAGTTGGGCGTGCATTATTGTTGGCCATCCCTCAGCTGCCAGTAGCAGGCGGATTTAAGTTCAATG ATCTGTTTGCATTTGCTGTTGGATTTTGCACCATATCAACTATTATTGCCGCCTCTAGAGAATCATTTGTCAACATGACTTCTGGGAGAACATGCCTTCTAGCTTCTGTCATCTGCAAGTGGGGTATAACAGCTCTGAAGAGCTCTCCTCTTTTGTTCATATGGGTGAGCATTTTAATCGAG CATTTGGTTCCTGGGGCTGCTATTGCTGAAATTCTGGACTAA